The window CTAATATAATATGAAAAATTAACACTAAACTACGTCAATTCAGATAGATTTCACTGACTTGATCAATTTTAACCGAATTATTGACTTTTGATCGGCGTGGACCCAACCTTTCCCACTTTGACCCGATTTTTAACCGTTGACCGACTTATTAGATGCCGAGACTGGGTCAAGACGGGCGAGCCATCAAAACGCCACAACGATCATCGCAACGGACGCAACGAAAGTAGTTTGCAACCATGATTCAACGTAGTTAAAAAATAGCAAAACACATATCTTTGCAAATAGAGAAGCTACATGAGAAATTATCTGGTTGTGCTGCTACTATTATCAAAGCTCATAACATATACCAACGCACTAAACAATCTACCGCACATACAGAACATGCATTTCAATAATTATGTGTGGTAACCAAACGAGATGACCTGACCTGCATGATCGATGATGTCACTCGCATGCCGGTTTTGTGTCAAAGCTACTTAGACAAATCGCAAAAGCTTGGTAAGCAGAAAGAGGGTACCGATAATCCATCGTGAAAATATCCTTACCAATCTTCCCAAATTGCAAGATCACTCTATCTTGCTCTGCAACCGACACATTATGAGATGGTTCAACAGAAGCTACAAGCTGGAAATTTTTCACAGATGCTACAGTTACACGTCCTTTGAAATTCAAACACCAGCATTGTAACTGCTCGTGCCATCTCGAGGCTTTGTTTTTAAGCATCAACGGGTCAACACAAACGGGCCCCGATAGAGACGAAGCCGAACGCAAAAAGCTCGAATCTTTGGCGGTTACAGAATGTGAAAGTGAGTGGTTGTCGTCGAAGGAATATGGAAATGATTTTGGAGTGGGGGCCTTGCCCCCTTGTTGAATTGAGGAGATGGGTATAGAATGCATGATACAGTTCATTCTTCGGGGGCCTCGTGTGCGTAGGACGTTGAGTTCGTATGAGACGGTTGCTATACTGTAGCTACAAGCTGGTAGTTTAGGAGATACTTGTTTCTTTTGAAACCTTTGACTAGAACGGGTGTTATTAGTTTGAAGAGGTGCATCACCTGGAACTTGGCTGTCGTATATGGTAAACTTGGTTCCAAGAAAATTAGACCTGTTTAAAATGAACAAAATTAGAAAGAAAATAAAAAAGAAACGATTAACAACTAAAGTTTTAACTTATTGACAAGTCTATTGTGGTGTGTTCTATTCTCAAACGGGTGTAATAAGTCAACTAAAAAATAAGATGGAAGTGAAACAGGTCAAATGGATCAAATAGGTTGGAAGTCTCCCCACATCTATTTTCAATGCATGAAGTCTACCAAATCATTAGATTTGGACATTCAGATTTACTACTGCAACTAAAAAATTTAGTAATCATAATCACacgataatgaacaaaataaaagagGAACAAACAAACTACTTGCCGGTTAACTCAATCTGACCCATTTCAGCCAGGGACAAAACGTCCCATTACAGAGCCTGTCT of the Rutidosis leptorrhynchoides isolate AG116_Rl617_1_P2 chromosome 5, CSIRO_AGI_Rlap_v1, whole genome shotgun sequence genome contains:
- the LOC139850247 gene encoding tubby-like F-box protein 5 isoform X1, encoding MSFKGIVQELREMRDGIGSISRRGIEGRHWRNRTRSHIAPDVASSELIDQGQWANLPPELLLDIIHRVEESQTSWPARTVVVYCASVCKSWRDITKEIVKTPEECGRLTFPISLKQPGPRDSPIQCYIRRDRASSTHRLYFGLTPYIFKKKSRLFAEDENDKLLLVAKKIRKATSTEFAISLVPDDFSRASSTYVGKLRSNFLGTKFTIYDSQVPGDAPLQTNNTRSSQRFQKKQVSPKLPACSYSIATVSYELNVLRTRGPRRMNCIMHSIPISSIQQGGKAPTPKSFPYSFDDNHSLSHSVTAKDSSFLRSASSLSGPVCVDPLMLKNKASRWHEQLQCWCLNFKGRVTVASVKNFQLVASVEPSHNVSVAEQDRVILQFGKIGKDIFTMDYRYPLSAYQAFAICLSSFDTKPACE
- the LOC139850247 gene encoding tubby-like F-box protein 5 isoform X2, which translates into the protein MSFKGIVQELREMRDGIGSISRRGIEGRHWRNRTRSHIAPDVASSELIDQGQWANLPPELLLDIIHRVEESQTSWPARTVVVYCASVCKSWRDITKEIVKTPEECGRLTFPISLKQPGPRDSPIQCYIRRDRASSTHRLYFGLTPSEDENDKLLLVAKKIRKATSTEFAISLVPDDFSRASSTYVGKLRSNFLGTKFTIYDSQVPGDAPLQTNNTRSSQRFQKKQVSPKLPACSYSIATVSYELNVLRTRGPRRMNCIMHSIPISSIQQGGKAPTPKSFPYSFDDNHSLSHSVTAKDSSFLRSASSLSGPVCVDPLMLKNKASRWHEQLQCWCLNFKGRVTVASVKNFQLVASVEPSHNVSVAEQDRVILQFGKIGKDIFTMDYRYPLSAYQAFAICLSSFDTKPACE